A genomic window from Anthocerotibacter panamensis C109 includes:
- a CDS encoding GumC family protein, with protein sequence MKNLTQSQTPALIEEEEGSGISLLDLFIVLAYHKKAILLATLGSVILALGLSFLLPDTYTAETTILPPPKKAAGASALLGSLGGLGDLSGSLGLNDQSKLYVGMLTSRTVADRLIERFKLKVVWDMKTLADTRKALESSTTITAGKDSIIAIEVEDKDPQRVAQLANGYVEELYKLTQTLAVTEASQRRLFFEKQLKIAKEGLANAEVALKKTQEKTGLIEIDNQARVILEAIATLRAQVAAKEVELGAMRTATTTQNPDYIRVQEELKGLKAQQIKLEQSQNKRGDIFVASGKVPEASLEYLRAVRDVKYYEKIFEFTAQQFEVAKIDEARDSSLVQVLDQAIPPEKKSGPKRLQITLVVGLVALILSVFWAFANSAYQQMQANPEQALRLQELRGLLWGSKRGRS encoded by the coding sequence ATGAAAAACCTCACCCAGAGCCAGACCCCGGCCTTAATCGAAGAGGAAGAAGGGTCTGGCATCAGTCTGCTCGACCTTTTCATCGTCCTGGCCTACCACAAAAAGGCTATCCTCCTCGCGACGCTAGGGAGTGTCATTCTGGCCTTGGGCTTGAGTTTCCTCCTCCCGGACACCTATACCGCTGAGACCACCATCCTCCCGCCACCCAAAAAAGCCGCTGGGGCTTCGGCTTTGTTAGGTAGTTTGGGGGGGCTGGGCGACCTCTCTGGTTCTTTGGGCCTCAATGACCAGAGCAAGCTCTACGTGGGGATGCTCACCAGTCGGACGGTGGCAGACCGTTTGATTGAGCGCTTTAAGCTCAAGGTGGTTTGGGACATGAAAACCTTGGCAGATACCCGCAAGGCTCTAGAGTCCTCAACCACCATCACAGCGGGCAAGGACAGCATCATTGCCATCGAAGTCGAAGACAAAGACCCCCAACGCGTGGCTCAATTGGCTAATGGTTATGTTGAGGAGTTGTACAAACTCACCCAGACCTTGGCGGTGACTGAAGCCTCCCAACGCAGGCTCTTTTTTGAGAAACAGCTCAAGATCGCCAAAGAAGGACTCGCTAACGCCGAAGTCGCGCTCAAAAAGACCCAAGAGAAAACGGGCCTAATCGAGATTGACAACCAAGCCCGCGTCATCCTAGAAGCCATTGCCACGCTCCGGGCCCAGGTAGCAGCCAAAGAGGTAGAGCTAGGAGCCATGCGAACCGCAACCACCACCCAAAACCCCGACTACATCCGCGTCCAGGAAGAGCTTAAAGGACTCAAGGCCCAACAGATCAAGTTGGAGCAGAGCCAGAACAAGCGTGGCGATATTTTTGTGGCTTCTGGGAAAGTCCCCGAAGCGAGCCTGGAATATCTACGGGCGGTGCGGGATGTGAAGTACTATGAAAAGATTTTTGAGTTTACTGCTCAACAGTTTGAAGTAGCCAAGATTGATGAAGCGCGGGATTCTTCGCTGGTCCAAGTTCTTGATCAGGCGATTCCTCCTGAGAAAAAATCCGGCCCCAAGCGCTTGCAGATTACCCTTGTCGTAGGGCTCGTGGCGCTTATTCTGAGTGTGTTCTGGGCCTTTGCCAACAGCGCCTATCAACAGATGCAAGCCAATCCAGAACAAGCCCTGCGCCTCCAGGAATTGCGCGGCCTACTCTGGGGCTCCAAAAGGGGTCGTTCGTGA